The following proteins are co-located in the Aquarana catesbeiana isolate 2022-GZ linkage group LG02, ASM4218655v1, whole genome shotgun sequence genome:
- the LOC141129691 gene encoding olfactory receptor 1G1-like, translating into MEKVNFTSGFILLGFSDLHYNHGAFFSTLLVIYTLTWTANLLLLSSIKLSSQLHTPMYFFLGNLSAVDISFSSVTVPKLLSFILYGGASISFLGCFLQMFSFLFLGTTESLLLAVMAFDRYLAICNPLRYILLMNDKVMVMLAIICWVSGSLHSLLHTYILSQLTYCEDRLIPHFFCDMTPLIKLSCSSTTLAELLIYTEGSMVVIVPFLFILISYVLIGWAIVKMKTSSSRSKAFSSCSSHLMVISLFYGTDISIYFRPPSDYSSQYDRIVSMAYTIITPMLNPFIYSLRNQDVRQALKKVIMQCFSHRLP; encoded by the coding sequence ATGGAAAAAGTAAATTTTACCTCTGGCTTTATCCTTCTGGGCTTCTCAGACCTTCACTACAACCATGGTGCCTTCTTCTCCACCCTTCTGGTCATATACACCCTCACATGGACGGCTAACTTACTTTTACTAAGTTCAATTAAACTTTCTTCACAGTTGCACACACCAATGTACTTCTTCTTAGGGAACCTGTCTGCAGTGGACATCTCTTTCTCTTCAGTGACCGTTCCAAAGCTTCTGTCCTTCATTCTTTATGGTGGGGCCTCCATCTCTTTCCTTGGCTGTTTCCTGCAGATGTTCTCTTTCCTGTTTCTGGGCACAACTGAGAGTCTTCTTCTGGCTGTCATGGCTTTTGATCGATATTTAGCTATCTGTAACCCCTTACGCTACATATTACTGATGAATGATAAAGTAATGGTCATGTTGGCTATTATCTGTTGGGTGTCAGGATCTCTACATTCTTTGTTGCACACTTATATTTTGTCACAGTTAACTTACTGTGAGGACAGACTGATCCCCCACTTCTTCTGTGACATGACTCCCCTCATCAAGCTGTCTTGCTCCAGTACTACACTAGCTGAGCTCTTAATCTACACTGAAGGCTCTATGGTTGTTATAGTCCCATTTCTTTTCATACTCATCTCTTATGTACTTATTGGATGGGCTATAGTGAAAATGAAGACCAGCAGTAGCCGAAGCAAAGCCTTTTCCTCCTGTTCTTCTCATCTCATGGTCATTTCCCTGTTCTATGGTACCGACATTTCCATTTACTTCCGTCCTCCATCAGACTACTCCTCCCAGTATGATCGCATTGTTAGCATGGCTTACACCATCATTACACCTATGCTGAATCCTTTTATTTACAGCCTAAGGAACCAAGATGTGAGACAGGCTCTGAAGAAAGTCATCATGCAATGTTTTTCGCATAGGTTGCCCTAA
- the LOC141126469 gene encoding olfactory receptor 6N1-like: MGDPTVYRVEWVNTEFPRAVDSTNVSTKLVTEFIIFGFPSFQSLSTLLFCVFLFIYLFTVTGNGIIFLLIILDQKLHTPMYFFVSNLSFLDLSSITVTIPKMLAKFSVHNDKIAYVACFLQMYYFISCQAVECLLLTAMAYDRYMAICSPLHYHNIMVRELYISLAVASWTIGLAYPIATAILAFRLPYCGPNIIHHYYCDHPPLLQLACADTSLNVTIGSSLGAIILLLCFSVIVTSYVHIIRSVLKIASSKGRKKTFSTCASHFVVVNMFFLPLIFMYVRPTASYSADIDSLVAMLYTVITPMLNPVVYSLRNKDIKNAFRKQICCT, translated from the exons ATGGGGGAccccacagtgtacagagtggaatgG GTGAATACAGAATTTCCTCGTGCTGTGGATTCCACTAACGTCTCTACAAAATTGGTGACAGAGTTTATCATCTTTGGCTTTCCCAGTTTTCAAAGTCTTAGTACTctgcttttttgtgtttttctctttatctaCCTTTTCACTGTCACCGGAAATGGTATTATATTTCTCCTCATTATTCTGGACCAAAAACTTCACACTCCAATGTATTTCTTTGTCAGCAACCTCTCGTTCTTGGACTTGAGTTCCATCACCGTGACCATCCCCAAGATGCTTGCCAAGTTCTCAGTGCACAATGATAAGATAGCTTACGTGGCCTGCTTCCTCCAGATGTATTACTTTATCTCTTGTCAAGCAGTTGAGTGTCTTCTCCTGACTGCCATGGCCTATGATCGCTATATGGCTATCTGTTCTCCCCTCCATTACCATAACATTATGGTCAGGGAGCTGTATATATCCCTAGCTGTGGCATCATGGACAATAGGCTTAGCTTATCCAATTGCAACAGCCATCCTGGCTTTTAGGTTGCCCTATTGTGGCCCAAATATTATTCACCATTATTACTGTGATCACCCACCGTTGCTTCAGTTGGCTTGTGCTGACACCTCACTCAATGTGACAATAGGTTCTTCTCTTGGTGCCATCATACTTCTGCTATGCTTCTCTGTAATTGTGACGTCCTATGTTCATATCATCAGGTCTGTGCTCAAGATAGCATCATCCAAAGGGCGTAAGAAAACATTTTCCACCTGTGCTTCACATTTTGTGGTGGTGAACATGTTCTTCCTGCCTTTGATCTTCATGTATGTTCGGCCAACTGCTTCGTACTCGGCTGATATTGACTCTCTGGTGGCTATGTTGTACACAGTAATAACACCTATGTTAAACCCTGTTGTGTATAGCTTACGGAATAAAGATattaagaatgcttttagaaaGCAAATATGTTGTACCTAA